The Triticum aestivum cultivar Chinese Spring unplaced genomic scaffold, IWGSC CS RefSeq v2.1 scaffold46167, whole genome shotgun sequence nucleotide sequence CCTAATTAAATCTTGACCAAGAGTAATCTTTAGCAAAACTGTTTATATATATCAAAAATAAAAACGTAGATGTGACCGGGAAGAATACGGCCGGTCCAGTGCTTCGAGGGAGACGAAAAGCACACGATTTGTTACAGGAACAGGAGGGAGGATTCCAGTCTGATACGGCCCGAGAAGTTCGATCGCTTAGCCGGTGCAGAATAGGCATATAGGTACGTGGCACGAGGGTATCGTTATAACTACCAGAGCAAGAGGATCGCTGTTCCAGAAAAAAAACAGAGAAGGAGAACCGACGACTTGACAACGATGGCGGCAGCGCTTTGGATTGCGGCGAAGAGGATCTGCGGTGGCGCCCTCGAGCGACCACCGCAGGGGCTTCTCTCGGCTGCCAAGGAGCTGACATCGAGGACTAGCAATGGCGGGAGCTCTCTTCGCCGGTTCGGCTCCTCCGAATCACCAAGCCTGCTTAATAAGAACAACAAGGTATGCACACTTTTACAGGCCGTGTGGAATCAGGAAAATCTGATCCAGATTATTTTTAGGTTCTTTCTTCCTGCGTTGAGATCAACAATGTGCCTATGCTCCGACCTTGCTAGTTAGAAAGATTACTTGCAGATTCTTCTTCCCGTTTTACTCCAGGTTCTCTTTCTAACTAACCTCATTAGGACAACTCTAACTGATCTTGCACCCGCATTAAGACAACTCTAACTGATCCTCTATCCAGCCGTAAGGGAGGATAAATTCGGTTATCCTCCTCTACGCCGCACTTAGCTGATCCCCTAAACCGAATAGAGGAGGATAATTTATCCTCCCCCGTCGAAAACCCCTCCAATCTCCCTAAATATCCTCACCGCGTGAAGCTGAGTAAAAGTGGCGCCCTCTCTCTCCCACCCTCACGCCGGCTCCATTCCCACCGCATCCGCCACCATATGCCACCGCTACCGATGACCGACCCTCCCACCGGAATGGATAGCCCGGACCCTTTCGACACCCCGTCGGACACCGCCGCCCGTTTGTCGCCACCGAAAACGACCCCCGTACCGCCGCCCGCGCCGAAGAAAAACTTGGGGATAAAAGAAGTTCATCGTGTTAAAGCTCCGGCTCAAACAGCTGCAAAGGCCGCCGGGGTGGCAATTGCCTCTCTAGCAACGACCCGCCACCCTCCCGCCGCTCCCGCCAGAGCCAAACGAGCTAGTAAACCGAAGGCAGCGGGATCGGGCCTCACCGAGGAGGCCGCGAAGAAGAAGTAAAATGCCACAACAGCGGCCCGTCCACAGTCGGTGCCTCGTGCAGCGTCTCCGGCGACACCTACAGGCACTACTCCGGCGTGTCCGGAGGCGGTAGCCGGCAAGAAAGGCCGCGGCCGCCAAGTGTTCGATGAAACGCCAATAAGGTAAATAAAATCATCTTCGACATTTCGGCTGATGGTGATGTAGTTTGGTTGTTTTGTTGTTGTAGTGCAGAGATGAACACAACTCAACTCTTAGCATCTTTCTAGTCCTCGGCAACGATGGGGCTTGATGAGCTCAACTATGACTCAATTTGGCATCATCCAGAGGTGGACAAAGAAGAGGAGGTGGCCAAAGAACATGGTATCATGTTCATGAATCCAACCACAATGGATGAAACCACAAAAAATATAGGGAGCTCACTCGTGGGGAGATATTGACCCAAGTGGAATCCTCTTTTCGGAATGGTGGTGGTGGGTGGTGCTGATGGTACCGGCCGagaggatggtggtggtggtggtggtggtggcggtggcggccgaGAGGATGGTGGTGGTAGTGGCATGATCCTCCTTTTGTGGTGAATAGAGGAGGAAAAATTTCCTCCACTAACTTTACTCGGCCGGATCCTCCTTTAACTTTTAGAAGATCGGTTAGAGTTGCCCTTGTAGCGCTAACTGATTGTAAATTTTTAATACAAGTACATTTTATCAAGATTCTTTGTGCCGTCACTGTTTGTAATTAACACAAATCTTCTATCAAAATTCTTTGTGTCACTGCTTGTAATAAACACAAATCTTGTATCAAAATTTCATTGTAACTAACGCAAAGCATCTAAACTTCATTGCAGCATGGAGCCAAATCCGCCGCCAGCATTGCAGAATCCTCCACACAAGTGAAGCACCCTGCATCATCATCACCACGGTATACACTAATCTTAGCTTTAATGTTCTCTCATCAACCTGTAAAAAAGGAGTAGGTTAGAGACGACCGAGAGGGATGGGTGGGAGCTCTCGCGACTCGCCTGGCGAGTCGCCTGGCGACTCATCGGGCGGCGCCGCCGGGCCAATCCCCTCCGTCCCCACCGTCCCGCTCCCAGCAGGAGCCACCCTGCATCCTCCAACCGTCCACCGCTCGTCTGCTCCGCTGCTTGGCCGCCGACCGGGTTCACCTGCGTGCTCCTGGGCTGCTACCCGCCGCGAAGACGTcatcgccgccgtgcctcgtccaGGTATCTCCTTCCATGCCCGTGTCCTTGCTACCTTCCTCTCGGGCGTCGCCTTCGACCCTGTCACCTTTCCATCGCTCTCCCAGCCCGGCGCTCTGTGGGTTTCCGCCCCGTTCGCTGCCGGGTGCTTCTCGCGCTCCGGGATAGCGCGTTTGCTGGAGTACTTCTGCGCCCCCCACGAACGTTTGGTAGCCACGCGCGCTTCGCGCCTTGTCTTCCATGTCCGCGTCGCGAGCCCCGCCATTGCCAGGTTCCTCGTCGAGGTTGGGCCGGGACTCATGGTTGCCATCAACCTCGGCTTGCATGCTTCCCTGCATGCTGCGCGCGGGCGGGTCTCCCACCAGCCCAGCCTTGATGGCCCCATTACTCCGTTCCGGATTGGTGGCCGACGCCTGGCAATCAATTGCCCTGTTCCCCCCATCCCATCGCTCCCGCCCCTACTCCCCCTACCTCCGACACAGGGTCAGGTTTCGCCCTCTGATTCGCTGGAAACAAACCCCACACATGCTGCCGCCTCCTGCTCCCCAAAACACGCCATGCGCGGGCTCGCCCGTCCGCGACAATGCGTCGGTGGGGAGAGACCGGTCTAGCGTTCAATGCGCCGAGGTTGACACTCGCGCGGCGCCGGGCCCCGCTACGCCACCCACCGCCTTCATGGCTCCCCGGGGAGGGTGCAGCTCGTTCTTGGCTGCCGTTCTCTCCGTGCCCACACCTCCTCCTCAACCTAACCCTAAAAAGCCCCTCCCTCCACTCTCGCTGGACGGCTGCTTTCGTTGCCTCTCCACGCGCCACTTTGTGAAGGACTGCAGGGATCCCGTTCGGTGCCGCCGGTGTCGGTTGTCCGGGCACCGCGCCGCCTCCCCTCGCTGCCCCATGGCTCCTCCGCGCCGCGCTGCTGCGTCNNNNNNNNNNNNNNNNNNNNNNNNNNNNNNNNNNNNNNNNNNNNNNNNNNNNNNNNNNNNNNNNNNNNNNNNNNNNNNNNNNNNNNNNNNNNNNNNNNNNNNNNNNNNNNNNNNNNNNNNNNNNNNNNNNNNNNNNNNNNNNNNNNNNNNNNNNNNNNNNNNNNNNNNNNNNNNNNNNNNNNNNNNNNNNNNNNNNNNNNNNNNNNNNNNNNNNNNNNNNNNNNNNNNNNNAGTCCACCCCGTACCCCCACGCCCGCATTGCCGCTCTCTCCCCCGTCGGAGGGCTCCCAACCCCGCGCCGTCTCGAGATCGGCGGCTCTAGCAACCGTGCATCCGCCTCCACTCCCGCGGGGAGTGGCGATCCGCCCTCCCCGCCATGCAACCGTGATGTGTTCCTCTCTGGGGTCATTCGCTCTTCACCACcctctcctccggccgcctcccCTGACATTGGCCATCCAGAGCCGGTGTTGGCCCTTGCGACCCCCTCCATGCAGCATGCTCACCCTGAGCTGCTTGCGGTTCGGGAGCGGGGCTCGTCGTCCAGTGGATCACGCCAATCCTCGCGCTTGCCATCCTCCCTCTCCTCGGGCAACTCGATCCCCTCCGCCGTAGCTGACTCCGAGCGTCCTGATGTGCTCGAGGAGTTTATGCCGGAGGGAGACTACGCCGCGGCCCAGAGGCTTGCCGTGGTGAGCATCGAGCCCCCGGGCGCTTTCATCAACCCCACCACTGCGGTGCAAGCCGCCGTCATGGACCGCATAGGGCACTTGCTGCCTGAGGTGGTGCCGTCGTCGGTGGGCGCCATGTATCTCCGGTTCGCGTCTGTGGCGGATCGCGACGAGGCCCTGGCCATGCAGCCCTTCCCCCATGAAGGCGCGCGCATCGGCCTGATCGCGGAAGAACTCTTCGATCGTGTGGCGCCGCGCCTCGACGTGTGCGCCGTCCTCGCCGCCACAGGCTTCCCCGCCGAGTTCATCAACCCGCGCGGCATCTCCGCCATGTTCTCTGGGTTTGGGAAGGTCCTTGAGATCGACCCACTCGTCCTGGCGGGCAGTGAGCTCGCCACCGTGCGTGCGGTCGTCCTCCTCAAAAATCCTCGCGACGTCCCTTGTGACGTGTGGCCTCTGGGAGGACGCTGGGGCGCTCGTGTTGTCTCAATCCGACCCGTCCGGGCCTGGGCGCGTGCTGACTCCTTCACGGCCAACGGAGAGTATCTCCCGTTCTTCTACCCGCCACCACCGCCTTTCGCCCACAACCATGTCGTCTTCCCGGGTCAGCCGCTGGGGAGAGGGAGCGTGCAGCCTCGTGCTCCCTTCCACTCTGGAGGCGGGGCGCGCGAAGGAGACGCTGGTCAACTCGACTCCGTGCTGCGCGTCCTCGGCGCGCCTCCCCTTCCAGCTTGGCTGCGGCGCGGCCCTCTACGGCTGGGAGGCGCGCACCCGCCCCGCTCTCCTCTCCCGGCGGGGCTGCCTCCTTCGGGCTCGCCGTCCCGCTCCGTGTCCTCCTCGGTCGGGAGTGCCGGGTCCGGAATAACAATCGTCGACGTCACCGAGCAGCAGATGGAGGGCCGTGACGGGCGCGCCGTTGGCGATGCCCCTGGGCCTCGCCGTAGCGCTCGGGTGGCCGGCTCCGAGCCTGCGGAGTACGTCAGCATGGAGGCGAAGGCGGTCAAGCTGCGTGCTCTCCGCGACGCGCTCTCCGGGGGCTCACCCCGCCTCAAATCCAAAGTCCTGAAGGACAAGATGCTCGATGGTGTGCTCAAGCCCATGACGGCCAAGGCGGTGGCTGAGCTGCGCTGTGCCGCGTCCATCCGGGCTGTTCCGGCGGTCGACGATGCTGATGTCTAGTCCTATCTCTTCCTTTCTTTCGTCTACCACTGCATGCGCCTACCCTAGCTTAAGCTTCCCTCCCTGTTGCCCGCTCGGGGCTGTGTGTGGTTCCGCTCCTAGTTGGGCGACCGGCCGTCTGTACCTCGGTGTGTGTTTGTGTAATGGATAATCTCTCCTTTGTTGATCTCTCTATTCTCTCTTGGAATGTTCAAGGGCTGGGGGACCCGGATAAGTGCCATATCGTGCGTAACCTTATAGCTTCCACTGATCCAGTCATCGCTTGCGTTCAGGAGACCAAACTGGCCACCCTCCCCGCGTGCAAAGCCCGCTCGTTCCTCCCTGGGCGCCTTGCTTCGTTTGTCTCCAACGATGCCGATGGGAGTCGGGGTGGCATCACCACCGCTTGGGATGCCCGCTTGTTCTCCTTAGTCTCCTCCTTCGCTTCGGCTTTCACGCTGTCCACGTCCTTCTCCTCCACTACCACCCCACTCTCTTTCACCGTTACGAACGTCTACGCGCCCTCGGATCATGCTCTCACTATGGAATTTGTTGAGGACCTCTCCGCGGTCTCCTCGGATATTCCCGGGCCTTGGATTGCTATTGGGGATTTCAATCTGATTAGGGCTCCCCGTGAGAAGAGTAACAATAACTTTGATGCTTCGAGGGCCGCTGTCTTCAACTCTCTCATCAACTCCCTGGCCTTGCATGAGCTGGCCCTGACGGATCGCCGTTTCACATGGACGAACCGAAGGGATCCGTTGACTCTTGCCCGCCTAGACAGGGCCTTCTTTGACAATGATTGGGGGGAGTCTTTCCCGGACTCGGCTCTTTCCTCACGCCCCCGGCCTACCTCTGATCACGTCCCCCTGGTTGTCACTGCGTCCACCCGAATTCCCAAACTGGCTCGCTTCTTCTTCGAGAACTCCtggctgctcaaccctcgcttccTCCCCACTACCATCCCTTCTTGGACGAGCGCGGCGCCCGGGCGCTGCGCGGCGGGGCGGCTCGCTGCACGTAAGAAGAAGTTTCGGTCTGCGGCCAAGGTTTGGAAACGGCAACACAAATACATCCCTACCTGTGATAATGATTGCAAATTTGTGGTTGACCTCCTGGATTTCTTGGAAGAGTCCAGATGTCTGTCTACAGATGAAGCGCTGCTGCGGAGTGATGCTCGTAGTTGCCTTGCCGCGTCCATCAAGAGGCAGAGTGCGCACTGGAAGCAGCGGGGGAAGTGCCGTGCGGTTCGAGAAGGCGATGAGAATACCAAGTTCTTCCACGCCAGTGCCTCCCAGCGCCGTCGCGGGAACTGGATCCGCGTGCTTGATGTTGATGGGCTGGAGGTGGTCGATCACCTTGGCAAGGCGGCTGCGCTGCGGGGCTTCTTTGCCAACCTCCTCGGGCGTTGCTGCCTCCCCGACTGGCGCTTCGACCTTGAGGCGCTGTACCAGGGTGTCCCAGGCGTCGACGGGGGCGCCCTTGTGAGCCCCTTCACCCTGGCCGAGATCAAGAAGGCGGCGGGGCTCCTCGACCGCTCGAGCGCCCCCGGCCCGGATGGCCTGGGGCCTGCCTTCTACCAAGCTGCGTGGGAGGCGGTGTCGGGCGATATGCTGCAGCTCTTCGATGCCTTCTTTGACGGCTCGGTGGACCTGGAGCCGATCAACCGGGCGTACATTGCCCTCTTGCCGAAAGGGGGTGGGGCGACCCCAACTCCAAGTTCATTCCGCCCCGTCTCCCTGCAGAACTGCGATGTCAAGATCCTCTGCCGGGCGCTCACCACGCGGTTGCAGCAGCAGATTGGGGGGTGATCGATGTCGACCAGTCCGGATTCGTCTCCGGGCGAAGCATCTCCGAGAACTTCGTCTATGCGACCGAAGTGGTGCAATGCTGCCGCGTGAGGAAAGCCCCCGCCCTCGTCCTCAAGCTGGACTTCGCTAAAGCCTTCGACTCTGTTAATTGGGCGTGTCTTCGTCGCGTCATGGAGGTGCGCGGCTTCCCTGAGCAATGGTGCGCGTGGGTGGACGCCATCCTCCGTTCATCACGCTCCGCGGTGCTGCTCAACGGAGTGCCGGGGGCGTGGTTCCCCGTCAGGTGTGGGCTTCGCCAAGGAGACCCGATGTCGCCCTACCTCTTCCTCTTGGTGGCGGATGTCCTGCAACGGATGGTGCGGCGCGACCCCCTGCTCCAACACCCGCTGGTGGAGGGGGGAGCACCGATCGTGCTTCAATACGCCGATGACACACTTATCATCACCCGCGCatcgggggaggcggcggcgcggctacgACGCATCCTGGACGACTTCGCCGCGGCCACCGGGCTGGGGATCAACTACGGCAAAAGCACCCTGGTGCCGATTCACGTCGCGGACGAGGTGGTGGCTGGGGCTGCGGGGGCCCTCTCCTGCTCTGTACAGGGGTTCCCGCAACCCTACTTGGGCCTGCCGTTGTCGTGGGACAAGCTGACGGCGGCCGACTTCGCGCCGATGCTTGCTAAGGTCGATGCCTACCTGGCCGGGTGGCGGGCGCGCCTACTCTCCCCCGCCGGGCGCCTGGTCCTGATCAATGCGGTGCTGGACTCGCTCCCCACGTACGCCATGGCCGCCGTCGTCCTTCCCCCGGCCGTGGTTAAAGCCATGGATACGCTGCGCCGGGCATTCCTATGGGCGGCGGCCGACCGCGCCACGGGAGCCCAGTGCCTGATTGCTTGGAGCCAGGTCTGCAGGGCGAAGTGCGAGGGGGGGCTCGGGGTGCGGGACCTTACCACCCAGAACATGTTCCTGCTGCTCAAGATGCTGCATCGTCTACACTCGTCGGAGTCGAGGTGGGCGTCGTGGGTTTGGGAGGAGCTGAATGGCCAATCCCTTCTCCATCCCGGTAGCTGTCGTCATGCCGGGCCGCATGGGCGCTCTCTGCGCGGCATGCTGCCGCTCTACCGCGCCATGTCGCGAGTGCGTGTGCAGGATGGGCGGCGAACCTCCTTCTGGCTCGACTGGTGGCTGCTGTGCGGTCCTCTGAGTGTGGCCTTCCCCGCTCTATACTCGCACACCACGAGCGCCGAGGCCACTGTGTCCTACGTCTGGAACGGTGGGCTCGACCGCATCTTGGTCCCAAGACACACCCGGGCGGGGGCTCGGGAGCGAGAAGCCCTCCTTGCCATTCTCCCTGATGCACCTGTGGCGTCGGGCGTAGATGAGAGGATGCTGCCGCTTTGTGGGCACCCCCGGTCGGGAGGCCTTGTCGCGCGCCGCGCTTACGCCCTCCTGCGCTATGGCGGGCGGCTCTCGCCTCATGCAGCGTTCGTCTGGGGGGCGCGCGCGCCGTCGCGGGTGAAGTTCTTCTGCTGGCTGCTGGTCCATCGTCGAGTCAACACTCGGGATGTCCTTCTTCGGAAGACCATTGTTGATCGCGCGGGGGCCGGCTGCCCCGTCTGCTTGGCGGAGCTGGAAACCGCGGACCATCTGATGTTTGTCTGCCCGTTCGCGCGCGAGTTCTGGCGCGCCGTGGGGGGTGTGGTGATCGCGGCCGGGGCGTCGGTAGAGCGACTCTTCGCCCTAGACGTAAGAGTTGCCGTAGGAGATGCCTCTCCCGACACCTTCATCCTCCTATGCTGCTGGCACCTATGGAAGCACCGGAACGGGGTGGTCTTCCAGGCTATGGTGCCATCTCTGGATCGGGTCCTAAGCTGCTGTCGAGAGGATGCTGTTCTCTGGCGAGAACGGCTACATCCACGGGATCGTGCGGATGTTGATGCGTGGGTGCGTGCGTTGACGCGGTGATCTGATCTTAGCTTTGTTAGGTCTCCCCCGCCACACCCCAAGAGTATGCTGATGTTTGTAAAAATGAGGACCTCCCCCTAGTGGTGATTTGGCAATAAAATTCAGGTGGAGGGATCGCTATCCCTCCCCCGGTGAcagttcaaaaacaaaaaaaaaaacctGTAAAAAAGAAATTTGGTTTCTAACTCAGCTCGCTCTTCGTTTGCTTGCAGTCCACCTAAAGATGAGAAGCAGTTTCTGGCCACTGTAATGAAATTAACACTCGGCGCCGTGGTATTTACGGTTGCAGGCCTCTACGTGGAGGCCAAGTATATAATCAATGGCCCTTTCCTTGGGAGGGAGCGGCCTGTGGAGGACACTGGTGAACGTTCAGATGCTATATGCTTTATCAAGTAAAATTAGTGTCTTAGTAGTTTTATGGACCTACTGTGGATTTGTGGGATAATATAATAGTTGTGATGATGATTGTTTTGTACTCCcaccgtcccataatgtaagacgttgtTTTTTActctagtgtagtgttaaaaagcgtcttacattatgggacagagggagtagtttagtTTAGTCGTCAATGCTTTGCTACTGTATTTGCTATGTGTCCACGCTTATATAGTGCCACACACTGTGTTGGAATTCCTCTGGTGGGTAGATGTCGCTGCTTGTGGTTGACTTTATATACTGTATATAGTAGGCCTGGCATACACGTATCTGACTCAAACACCTAACACTCTATTAATTACAAATCCAACTATAACTCAACTCGTACACTAATATTTGGCACCTATattttaacaaaaaaaattatactGAAGAACAAATGGACAGGTCTTCAACAATACATAAGGTACACTTTTTCTTGACGATAAAGCAGCAGGGTGTTGTTTTTCACTGACAACGAAGGTGTGAAGTATACAAACGTAACCAGAGTCATGAATTGAAAAGAAATGCTACTAAGGTACACTATCTTTCCTTTCAACAAAGAAAAAACAATACATAAGGTGCCCTTAGTTTCCCAGATACTCTCCAGTGTTATGTTAAATGTTAGAGACCATCTCATATCCACTCGATTTCCTCTTCTGCGAAGGAAGTGACTCGGTGCCTGGAAGCCGCTGCTGCAAGAACAACAGAAAGGCCAGCAACGCCGCCCCGCACGGTATAACCATGTCCCAAGCGACGCCGAACAGATCGTCGTGGGGGCTCGCGTATAGGTTGGAAGAGCGCATGCTCGGCGTGTAGGTCTGGGCCCTGACTACATCATACACATGAGGCATCAAGCGGAGCATGGTGCCCCCCATGTAAAACCACGGTGAGATCGCCCGAGCTCTGGACCCTCCCAAGGACGCGTTCAGGATGACCTGCGGGAGCAGGAAGCCATCCAGTATCAGCCCCGCGTACGACACAAGGTCCTGCCAGATCGTCACCCGCCATGCACCCATGCCGATTGTCGAAGCGCCGGAGTTGATCACACTGGCAGCCCCGGCCACGACTCCTCCGAGTGCGTACAACGGCAGGCATATCCATAACACGGTCCGCTCGGACATGATGGATGTACGTCGGCCAGACCATGCGAGCTGGAGAAGGCGTAGCTGCAGCACGAAGGCGATCAGTGTAGGCGCCCTCATCATGACCTCGTTCATCTCGATCCTCCGGCTCGCGGGGTGCAATTCATAGTACTGGCTCCTCCTGCTTGCGAACAGGGCCTCCGAGTTGAGCACGAGAGGGGCGAGGAACCCCATGGTGAGCACGGCGAGCATGGTTATGGACGTCGCCGGAGCCACCTCCGGGTTCCTCTTGGTGTGAAGGATCTGCAGGATGGTGAAGACACACGAGAGCGTCGTCGAGGCCACAAGCATGACGCTTTCCATATCCATCCTCGATATAGCGTTTGTCACTTGCGCGGAGTACATCCCGTGCAAGGTGAagttgatcttctcgaagaagagGCGATCGGTCTTGTCTCTGAGGCTGCTGATCGCTCCAGTTCCGTGCTCCGGTGCCTTGGAATCAAAGGAAGCGAACTGCACCGTTACCAGTGTCTGACAGTCCGTTGAGCCACCGTTGCCCTCCTGGCAGCCGACCATGCACAAGATGCCCCTCTTCCGATCATAAATACCCTCTGCCAAGATCTTTCTTTTCTCAACGCTATAGTTTGAGTGGTAGGCCACATTGCTAGGATGCATCCTGATCTTGTCACGTGGAGCAGAGTAGCGTATGACATAGCTGACATTCAGCAGGTCCTCCGTCATGTCGTCAACCACCGCacgccgggccgcggcggcggtgggcaTGCTCCCGTAGACCACCCAACGCCTGGAGGAGGCATCGTCTTCGGCCAGAATATTGTCGGCGATCATCCCCGAGCCGACTGTGACTGGGTAGGCTTGTCCCCTGATGTCTAGCGCTTGGAAACTAAACTCAGCGTCACCGTTACTAGAGTTGAAATCTGGGAAAGAGTCTGACCATGTGATCTTCTGCCCCTTGCTCATCTCCTGGTGATGTTTCTTGGCCTCCTCCAGCATCGTGTCGTTGTAGCTGTACTTCACGTCGGAGATGTTGGTGTTGCTTCTTTGGTCGTCGATGATCGACATCACATCGTGGATCTGTTCACCGTCCGCTTGGCTAGAGTTCCAGAGCATCCCGGCCACGGCTCTCCGTTCCCGCATTGTCCACACCGCGGGGAACCATAAGCTCATCCCGATCCCGCAGTCGACCACCGGAGCAGACGCCGGCGCCGGTAGCGTAACCCGGCACGCCCTGAGGCAGAGCATGCGCCTAGACGGGTCCCAGTGCCCGTCGGCCACCAAGGCCTCATCGCCGACCAAGAAACGACGTCGACGGTAGCCCCTCTCGGTCGGCCTGGTGTCATTGAAGAGCACCGCATATGCGTGCAAGGCGGCGCCGTCCGCGCTGCACTGCATCTGGTTGACGCGCATCCGCGGAAACAGGGCGCGGCCATGATCCAGCCTGTAGGAGATCATGAGCTGTTCTTTAAGGTGGGCGCACACAGAGTTGACACCGCCGAGCGCCCGGAGCGAGCCAATAGCCGGCAGCCTCGATGGGCCGGGGCTGCAGGCCGCACGCTTGGAGTCGTACTTGTAGTGGTCGCCCTCTGCGTACGCGAGGAGGTGGATGGTCCCGAGGTCGGAGGAGCCCTCCATGCTACCGGACACGAAAGGATCGGCGAGGCTGGGAGGGCTGGGGACAtggaggcggaggacgacgtcatGGTACAGCTTGAGAGAACCGTCGGCGGCGTGCTCGGTGCCGGTCCCGACCATGCAGAGCTCGAGCGAGGCCGAGGAGTGGTAACCGTCGAGGACGAAGGCGATGGACGCGGCCTCGCTGTAATACTGGTGGCCTCCACGGCGCCAGCTGCGGGGGCCAAAGAGGGTCAAGGTGCCGGTGAGGTGGACGAGAGCCGGGTTGTCCGTGCGGGACGCGCCGTGTGGAAGGAAGTGAAACGGGCGGGCTTTGTAGGGGTCGTCGTCGGGGGAAAACAGGCCGTCTGCGCCTCCCGAGAACTGGCCGCCGGAGATTTGGAAGGAGCGGATGAGTGCAACGGCGTCGTCGCCGTCGGTGTGCCGGTCCTGAGCCGGTGCCAGGGAGGGACAGGCGGTGGAGTAAGAGGAAGCCGTGACAGCGGCGGAGAGGGTGGCCGTGGACGAAAGAAGAAGGAAGCAGAGGTGGTGCCTGTACATGGTGCGATCCCTCACTGATGGCGCCATTTTCGGGTGGTTGAGCTGGTTAGCCGGCCATGTGTTTGCACGACTTAGTAGAAGACTACAGCCTAGGGGTGGAGCTGGTTAGCCGGCCCTCTGTTATAGTGTATACGTAGCCGGCCATTTTGTTTGGACGCTTCAGTGCCGGCCGGCTGCGACGTGGTCATTGGAATGGCTTGACTTAAAACATACGGGATTGATTGGGGATTGCAAAATCTAACTAAGTCGGTCTCATTCGATGCTATATCCGTGGGATCCTACATGAAGATTCATGCAaattttttcttttagttttttttacATGTTATGTCATTTGAATTAGACTTGATTAAGTCTTAGTCAACTGAGACTTAACCACACCCTAACACATAATCATATGCAAGTTAATTAGCGGAGTAACCAA carries:
- the LOC123172475 gene encoding uncharacterized protein, which codes for MAAALWIAAKRICGGALERPPQGLLSAAKELTSRTSNGGSSLRRFGSSESPSLLNKNNKHGAKSAASIAESSTQVKHPASSSPRPPKDEKQFLATVMKLTLGAVVFTVAGLYVEAKYIINGPFLGRERPVEDTGERSDAICFIK
- the LOC123172472 gene encoding uncharacterized protein, producing the protein MAPSVRDRTMYRHHLCFLLLSSTATLSAAVTASSYSTACPSLAPAQDRHTDGDDAVALIRSFQISGGQFSGGADGLFSPDDDPYKARPFHFLPHGASRTDNPALVHLTGTLTLFGPRSWRRGGHQYYSEAASIAFVLDGYHSSASLELCMVGTGTEHAADGSLKLYHDVVLRLHVPSPPSLADPFVSGSMEGSSDLGTIHLLAYAEGDHYKYDSKRAACSPGPSRLPAIGSLRALGGVNSVCAHLKEQLMISYRLDHGRALFPRMRVNQMQCSADGAALHAYAVLFNDTRPTERGYRRRRFLVGDEALVADGHWDPSRRMLCLRACRVTLPAPASAPVVDCGIGMSLWFPAVWTMRERRAVAGMLWNSSQADGEQIHDVMSIIDDQRSNTNISDVKYSYNDTMLEEAKKHHQEMSKGQKITWSDSFPDFNSSNGDAEFSFQALDIRGQAYPVTVGSGMIADNILAEDDASSRRWVVYGSMPTAAAARRAVVDDMTEDLLNVSYVIRYSAPRDKIRMHPSNVAYHSNYSVEKRKILAEGIYDRKRGILCMVGCQEGNGGSTDCQTLVTVQFASFDSKAPEHGTGAISSLRDKTDRLFFEKINFTLHGMYSAQVTNAISRMDMESVMLVASTTLSCVFTILQILHTKRNPEVAPATSITMLAVLTMGFLAPLVLNSEALFASRRSQYYELHPASRRIEMNEVMMRAPTLIAFVLQLRLLQLAWSGRRTSIMSERTVLWICLPLYALGGVVAGAASVINSGASTIGMGAWRVTIWQDLVSYAGLILDGFLLPQVILNASLGGSRARAISPWFYMGGTMLRLMPHVYDVVRAQTYTPSMRSSNLYASPHDDLFGVAWDMVIPCGAALLAFLLFLQQRLPGTESLPSQKRKSSGYEMVSNI